A window from Salvia miltiorrhiza cultivar Shanhuang (shh) chromosome 2, IMPLAD_Smil_shh, whole genome shotgun sequence encodes these proteins:
- the LOC131009278 gene encoding homeobox-DDT domain protein RLT2-like isoform X1: MNQSEEFDDIVLDISLPPRIVLLKVQLATIEASIPSDALESFWSDEYRKSWGRKLHMSLTAKELLQCLTLLEDSIKREFLSVNYETSSEILSSSKVVGCSSRPGVVPIPPWMPLTAPAVALRLMDLDASIYYTYEHEETCEKNGEDGYFNNFSSLYSAFGCSVDNPSQAGSSRLDNCWVDLRNGRSVLKRGRGRPKGPSRTRGGKFQGRAANALYADGFSGAGSRNFTESVDYGKGDEHGEDVDYDDDEYNDEEDDDGVDEREDYFAEGYVNSDYQEEEGNPIAGRERVQNAAGSSDGDSPSSSEYSY, encoded by the exons ATGAACCAGAGTGAAGAGTTTGACGACATCGTACTTGACATCTCTCTTCCCCCGAGAATCGTTTTGCTGAAAGTTCAATTAGCTACAATTGAG GCATCTATTCCCTCAGATGCTCTCGAATCCTTCTGGTCAGACGAATACAGAAAATCTTGGGGCAGGAAGTTGCATATGTCATTGACGGCTAAAGAGCTTCTTCAG TGCTTGACGTTGCTGGAAGATAGCATCAAGAGGGAATTTTTGTCGGTGAATTACGAGACCTCCTCTGAGATATTGAGTTCCTCCAAAGTCGTAGGATGTTCATCGAGACCTGGAGTGGTTCCGATACCTCCATGGATGCCTCTTACTGCGCCTGCCGTGGCTTTAAGGCTCATGGATCTCGATGCATCCATCTACTATACGTACGAGCATGAGGAAACTTGTGAGAAAAACGGCGAAGATGGGTATTTCAAT AACTTCTCGTCGTTGTATTCTGCATTCGGGTGTTCGGTGGATAATCCTTCACAAGCTGGATCGTCTCGACTGGATAACTGCTGGGTTGATCTCCGTAATGGCCGCTCCGTTCTCAAGCGAGGCCGGGGGCGCCCAAAAGGTCCGAGCCGCACTCGTGGAGGAAAATTTCAGGGTAGGGCGGCCAACGCCCTTTATGCGGATGGATTTTCCGGTGCCGGGAGTCGGAATTTTACCGAGAGTGTCGATTACGGGAAAGGCGATGAGCATGGCGAAGATGTTGATTATGACGACGACGAATACAATGATGAGGAAGACGATGATGGCGTGGATGAACGCGAAGACTACTTTGCCGAAGGATACGTCAACAGTGACTATCAAGAAGAAGAGGGAAACCCGATCGCAGGCAGAGAGCGAGTTCAGAACGCGGCGGGGAGCTCTGATGGGGACTCGCCGTCTTCCTCCGAGTACAGTTACTAA
- the LOC131009278 gene encoding homeobox-DDT domain protein RLT2-like isoform X2, with amino-acid sequence MSLTAKELLQCLTLLEDSIKREFLSVNYETSSEILSSSKVVGCSSRPGVVPIPPWMPLTAPAVALRLMDLDASIYYTYEHEETCEKNGEDGYFNNFSSLYSAFGCSVDNPSQAGSSRLDNCWVDLRNGRSVLKRGRGRPKGPSRTRGGKFQGRAANALYADGFSGAGSRNFTESVDYGKGDEHGEDVDYDDDEYNDEEDDDGVDEREDYFAEGYVNSDYQEEEGNPIAGRERVQNAAGSSDGDSPSSSEYSY; translated from the exons ATGTCATTGACGGCTAAAGAGCTTCTTCAG TGCTTGACGTTGCTGGAAGATAGCATCAAGAGGGAATTTTTGTCGGTGAATTACGAGACCTCCTCTGAGATATTGAGTTCCTCCAAAGTCGTAGGATGTTCATCGAGACCTGGAGTGGTTCCGATACCTCCATGGATGCCTCTTACTGCGCCTGCCGTGGCTTTAAGGCTCATGGATCTCGATGCATCCATCTACTATACGTACGAGCATGAGGAAACTTGTGAGAAAAACGGCGAAGATGGGTATTTCAAT AACTTCTCGTCGTTGTATTCTGCATTCGGGTGTTCGGTGGATAATCCTTCACAAGCTGGATCGTCTCGACTGGATAACTGCTGGGTTGATCTCCGTAATGGCCGCTCCGTTCTCAAGCGAGGCCGGGGGCGCCCAAAAGGTCCGAGCCGCACTCGTGGAGGAAAATTTCAGGGTAGGGCGGCCAACGCCCTTTATGCGGATGGATTTTCCGGTGCCGGGAGTCGGAATTTTACCGAGAGTGTCGATTACGGGAAAGGCGATGAGCATGGCGAAGATGTTGATTATGACGACGACGAATACAATGATGAGGAAGACGATGATGGCGTGGATGAACGCGAAGACTACTTTGCCGAAGGATACGTCAACAGTGACTATCAAGAAGAAGAGGGAAACCCGATCGCAGGCAGAGAGCGAGTTCAGAACGCGGCGGGGAGCTCTGATGGGGACTCGCCGTCTTCCTCCGAGTACAGTTACTAA